Part of the Triticum urartu cultivar G1812 chromosome 2, Tu2.1, whole genome shotgun sequence genome, ctgggaggcatactaatgacgcatggtgttatatactaatggcgcactgggtggtgcgccattagtaataaatactagtggcatgatactaatggcgcaccagtgatgcgccattaataggcaaaactgatgcgccattagtaggccttttcttAGTAGTGCTTGGTTGGTGGACTTTATCCCAAGCAATCAAGGCAGAGCCTGGGTTCTCTTGGCCAAATTTACTCTAGAGAAAGTGTTTGATGTACTTGTTTATCTGTTCAAGAATTCCAATAGGAAGAGTCGGCGTACACACGAAGATTTGTAGGGTTGAACAAACAGATTTGATGAGTTGCGGTCTGCCATCATAGACGAGCATAGTCAAAAACCAAAGTCTTTTGTCAATTATTTTACAGATAGGAGTGAAGTCTGCATTCTTTAGCTTGTGGTcacttagagcatggttaataatatagccagcAACCGGCTATATGAAGTTGCCACCTCAATTATAGCCAACCTAATAGCCAACTCATACAATAGTTAATGGTAGTACTAGGCTGCAAAGTTAATTAATATATGGCCCACGTCTTTCACTCACAAAGATTGTTGGGGCATGTGCTATAGTCGGCTGTAAGTTTATAGCCCGCTTCTCTTCTCTTTCCTTCAACTAGACACAAATCTGATGTGGCATCTTCTATAGCCCGTCTACGTCAGTTTATTGTACTTGCTTTTAGAGGGAGGCCTAAATATGTGAATGGAAAATGGCCTAAAATACGTGTCGAGGCAAATGTGCAAACGGCAAGACCGTACGAGCCCATGGTAGGCTCCAGCAATAATGGATAACTGACGAGGCGATGTGCTACTGATATTGATGTGTGCAATCGCAATACTCAAAGATATAAAGCTTTGTGCTCCCATCCTTATGTGATCCAACGACTCAGATAATTATGGAGATCATATGGTGGTACAATCCATAACAAATTTTTGTATATCTATTAAGATACTAAGCTCTCTAGATTTAGGCCTCCTGGTGCGCCAGGGCTGTGGGGGTCGCTGGGGCCCGCTTGTAAGTGTTCGGGTCATTGGTTGAGGGTTCTTGTTTGtttctattattattattttgtctTTTCTCTTTTTAAATTGTTTCACATGCGAATTACTAAAACATTTATTAAAATTCTAGATTTTTGTAGAAAagttatgaacattttttaaaatctccaaccattttttaaaattcatggACATTTTTAAATTCGTGAATATATTTAAAGTTCACTAGTAACGTTTCTAAAGTTTATGAAAATTTCTTAAATTTGCGAACTTTATTTCAAATTTGTTGATATTTTTGAATGCATGAATATTTTTATTTTCAattatttatttatgtttttAGTTTGCAACATTTTTAGTtcatttatttttaaaaaaacttCATGAACATCTTTTGGTTTAATGATcttttccaaaaataatatatagcCGGCTTTTTGTATGATAGCTGTGGAGCGAACAGGAAAAACATACAGAGCAAGCGAGTGGACCAAGTAGCCGAGCGCGAGCGGGAACTTCATGGGCTGTCCCATGTGAACATTATAGCAGGAATTCTATGGTTTCAGCGTGTGACAGGAGCTCCCAAGGGGCTGACACAAGGACCACCCACTGACTCCGAGGCCAAGATATGTAGGATtcggcttgcctgctccctctcccatccgtgctcccactTTATCCTACAGCTgacttttttccttttttcctttctaatctaatcatcttCCTCCTTAATTTTAAAGGGGTGGGGCCGGGCcttattttgttccaatcaaatcaagccacGTAAGTGGGAGCACGGATGGGCGCACGCGCGAGaagcaggcaagtctcgtccaGATATGTAAGGATACCATAACCACACACTGAACAACTCCATGGCGGTCCTTACCATCTGCAGCAGCACCCAACATGAAATACGAAATAAACATACAACAGCAGAACATAAAGCCCAAATCTAATGCagataaaaccaaacaaaataAACGACCGCAATAACCTGTTAGATAAAAAAGACAATCCCATAAGCGAAAAACAGCGCCATGAAATGTGCGTTAGCCTCTactgagcatcaacaccaagaaaAAAGATCTAATCACCTTGGATTGTGGATGTCTTCACTCAGACACTCAGCTGCGCCATCCATGTGGTGAAGAAGTGCAGGgccacacacaaaaaaacatgGAGACTGGACTACCGCTCATGACACCATCCTCATACAGCTTCAACAGCCGTTGATCGATGTGACCAAAGCACCACAGGCTCTCGGTGTGGGTCTTGCTGGCCACAACGGCCGTTAATTTCCATGTGTACTCTCTAGACTCTACCACCAGTAAACTCCTATAGAAGTTCAAACTTCAGTTACAAAAATTTAATTTCCTAGTGCCCGTATCAATTCGATCATCAATAGGTTGGCAGCATCAATGTATCCTTTCGTGTTCTGTCTCCAATTCTCCGTACTCAACCTAGGCCTCTTCCTTTCCCGTGTCATCAATTAAGCCTGCACCTGCAGGGTTATATATAGGATACAATGATCTTTGAGTTTCCCCTGGGTTTTATGCAGAGGATCAGGAGTTCAGAACTCCGCCGAGAGAAGCCGAATAGCAACTCCAAGGAAAAATGGTATTCTTTGATACGGCCGATCTTTTCCTTGGTTTGTTTCCGACTGTACCTGCTTACGCGAGCTATGTTGAAATGTTTGATCCTACTTTGGAACTCTGGTACTTTCTCTGAAATGTTTGGTAGATTTTCTTGAAACTCTGACAGCCTCCCTATAAACAGATGTTGAGCTGATAATCTTTCGTTGACGTCATTAGGACCCAGAGAAGCAGATCAAGTTCATGACCTACAACGTTTGGTCCCGTGATGACATTGTGGTCTATAGAAGAATGGAGGATATCAGCGGCTGCGTGAAGAAACATCAGCCAGATGTGATTTTCTTCCAGGTAACTAAAGCCCATGATAAGTCATGTGCACTGTTGATTCAACTCCACATTTCCATCCTTATCCGTTATATAACTTGTTCGACGTTCAGGAATTCACTCCATACATTCTAAGGATCTGTCAGAGTTTCTCATGGTGGAAAGAGTACCACTGTTCACCGATCTCCCTGGAAGAACGGAAAGACAAAAGCTTCTGCATAATGGTAGTCTTACTGTCACTATTTCGTATCATTCCCTTTTGACATCTTCATCGCGGTTGTCACAGCTGAGCAAGGTTCCTATGGAGAATCACGCGCGCTGGAAGTTCACCACCACGGCAACAGGCAAAAGCTATCTAGAGGCCGACATTATCCCAGGCCTCGAGCTGGGGTCGATGACGGCGATGAAGCCAATCCGCATCGCCACGACCCAGCTCGAGCCCCCCTGCCCACCGGAATCGGTGCGCTGCATGGAGCGCTACACTCAAGCAGAGCACGCCGTGGCGGCGCTGAGCAGCGGGGAGAACGTCGTGTTCGGCGGCGACATGAGCTGGGACGACAAGATGGACCTGCCGTTCCCTCTCCCCGCAGGCTGGGTGGACGCCTGGAAAGAACTGAGGCGTGTGGGCCATGAATATAGTTGGACTTACGACAGTTTCTGGGCAGAAAAGATCGGGGAGTTCAATGGCTATACAGCTCCTGCCTCAGAAATGAAGAAGCGGTCAGACCGGTTTGTGTGCAAGCTACATGATTACACACTGAAACATACCGAGGTGATCGAGGATCAGGGTCTTGGGATTTCTTATACGAAGAAGTACAAGACCTACAACCTCGAAAAGGTGGAGCTAATGCGGAGTTGTCACCGCGGGTTGGTTCTGACCATCGTCCCGAACGAGCCAGATATTAGTACCCCTTTTGATTGAAGGGGTAATTCTAATCTCCACATTTAATCCGCATCAAACTTTTCTAGGGGGTGTACCCAAGCAAAGTTCTCAACATATTCGTTGACTCTTGTTTGTTCCATGACGCTTAAGTATCACTAAGAAATGGACGCGTCTAGCGAGCGTGCATATGCTCGGTAGCGATCCCGGGCGGCCGGCCAACAAAGGAAACCCCTGGCCCCCACGTCCCGAAAAGGAAACCGCCAGCCCGCGCCCGCTGCATGCCATCCCACCAACCAGGCGATCCCCCAGCCGCTGCATGCCGTCCCACCAACCAGGCGCCCACCAACGCAGGCAGGAGCCGTGGGAGATCACGTGAATCTTCCCCCAAGTCTCGCACCACCTCCAACCCCCGGATCCTTTTTCGCATACATCCATCGCAACTGCCCAGGCACATCTTCTTCCCCATGAAAACTCTCTCTACAGGAAGAACCCTCATATCGCCATGACAGCTAAAACAAGCTGAGATCCAGGCCAAAAACCCCAGAAATCACGCCAGAAACCTATGAGTTCCTCCTCACCAGATCCTTCCTCGTTCACTCTCCATCCAGATCCTCCCCTTCTTCTATTTCCCttaccctctctccagatcttcTTCCCAGAAAAAAGTTCTTCATAGTTGTAGATAGCAGATACGCAGTATAGGAAAAACATAACAAAACTAAAAACTAACTAGAAACTATGTCCATGTAGAAAAATATAACAAAACTAAAGTCTGTCCAGGGT contains:
- the LOC125540219 gene encoding uncharacterized protein LOC125540219; translated protein: MVERVPLFTDLPGRTERQKLLHNGSLTVTISYHSLLTSSSRLSQLSKVPMENHARWKFTTTATGKSYLEADIIPGLELGSMTAMKPIRIATTQLEPPCPPESVRCMERYTQAEHAVAALSSGENVVFGGDMSWDDKMDLPFPLPAGWVDAWKELRRVGHEYSWTYDSFWAEKIGEFNGYTAPASEMKKRSDRFVCKLHDYTLKHTEVIEDQGLGISYTKKYKTYNLEKVELMRSCHRGLVLTIVPNEPDISTPFD